From a single Thermothielavioides terrestris NRRL 8126 chromosome 1, complete sequence genomic region:
- a CDS encoding transcription factor-like protein (1|VIB1_NEUCR RecName: Full=Transcription factor vib-1. AltName: Full=Vegetative incompatibility blocked protein 1. Contains conserved domain NDT80_PhoG[pfam05224], This family includes the DNA-binding region of NDT80 as well as PhoG), translating to MAELRGETQHGSLWSGYGNPVQMAGRFNPQDPSVSVPPPASSQLVRPRSHTMDYPPQYQPGRPGQEEAEPYDRYGHPSMSIPSINSLKRPYSQVDQAPYTEMVQDLRDDYKPPNHDQKLLSFRKVGDKHTIVDAKGRIHEMEIDAQLHGMFFLSEFPSTTSDGTVLNAELTCYRRNLFQISGSLCFPQIPLSVLLDSGETSQIKNMEVSISAIESVDGHPVRLIVIPWKTPPPNAPEVNQAPDQEPPTLPLIPPSEEEEETGGDHYAIYPIGWRRLQFRM from the coding sequence ATGGCAGAGCTGAGGGGTGAGACGCAACACGGCAGTCTATGGTCCGGCTATGGCAACCCGGTGCAGATGGCGGGCCGGTTCAACCCCCAGGACCCGTCAGTATcagtgccgccgccggcgtcgtcacAACTCGTCCGCCCCAGGAGCCACACGATGGACTATCCGCCGCAGTACCAGCCGGGGCGGCCCGgccaggaggaggccgagccgTACGACAGATACGGGCATCCGTCCATGAGCATCCCCAGCATTAACAGCCTGAAGCGACCGTACTCGCAGGTAGACCAGGCGCCCTACACCGAGATGGTGCAGGACCTGCGGGATGACTACAAGCCGCCCAACCACGACCAGAAGCTCCTGTCGTTCAGGAAGGTGGGCGACAAGCACACCATCGTCGACGCCAAGGGCCGGATCCACGAGATGGAGATCGACGCGCAGCTGCATGGCATGTTCTTCCTCTCCGAGTTCCCCTCGACCACGAGCGACGGCACCGTGCTCAACGCCGAGTTGACGTGCTACCGGCGCAACCTCTTCCAGATCAGCGGCAGCCTGTGCTTCCCGCAGATCCCGCTGTCCGTGCTGCTCGACTCGGGCGAGACGAGCCAGATCAAGAACATGGAGGTCAGCATCTCGGCCATCGAGTCCGTCGACGGCCACCCCGTGCGCCTCATCGTCATCCCCTGgaagacgccgccgcccaacgCGCCCGAGGTCAACCAGGCGCCCGACCAGGAGCCGCCCACGCTACCGCTGATCCCGccgtcggaggaggaggaggagaccGGGGGCGACCACTATGCCATCTACCCAATCGGCTGGAGGCGGCTGCAGTTTAGGATGTGA